The sequence ttgaaaaaaaaaaaaaaaaaaatgaaaaaaaataaaatattttgaaaaaaattcgCGCTGACTtttcaaagatttttttttttttggattatgttttagaaaaaaagatctgaaaaattgtttttattaatggtAAGGTATactattttcatatttttgtctttgaattcaattattttaaaaaaaaaaatatatataagtgatttgttttgattttttaattttttttaaataaatgaataaaattagggatttaattattatatttttttttttttaatagcataaaaaattattttagtgATTAAAAGTTTCAATCTGGCAAAATTTGGGTGGGAGGGGGAGAaatctaaataaattaaaataatttaaaatcaaaaaaattgattaaataaagTAGATTTTtaagtttaatttttaaaaaatacataaaTACTATTTTacaattgtttattatttttttttttggtttcttttttttttctttttttgaaatttttctatttagttttttttttttttttcttctaatTATTCTTTCCAAAATTTAATACCAATCTTTTTTagaatatctttttttgcGCCATTATTTGATGGTTGATTTGGAGGTGAAAATTGTTGAGAtgttattgaatttggtgattGTGGTGATTGAGGTGATTGTGGTGATTGTGGTGATTGTGGTGATTGAGGTGATTGTTGATCACTACTACCATTATAGGAATTATTTGAACCAGAAGATGAACTAGATAAATCTTGAGATGATACTGTTCTGAGTGGTTGAGATGAATTTACATTTTCATGAACACTAACAGGTCTAGATCTACTACTTCCGATTTGAACTGAAGGTTGTGTTGTTCCAGTATCAGCAGCAGTATAATGGAAATCACTAATTGAATGTTGTGGTGATAATACAGGAGATTTTATATCTTGACCACCATTGGCTTGTTGATAATTACCAATACCACCAACACTATAACGCTTATTTATTGgactattattaccacttggtgaaccactaccaccactattattattatttgaattattattattattatttggattatgaatacaaacaaaatcaaaagacATACCAAGTTTTTGACATTTTTCTTTTGCTTCTTTTAATGcagataaattattttgatcatCAGATTCACGATAACCTAAAGCAAACATTAAAGTTTTAACCAAAAGTAATCTTGGTTGACCAATTGGGAAAGTTTCAGCAAATCTTTCCAAAATGGTTATGGAATCATTAATTTCGGTGACTAATCTTGATTTGGGGACAGTGACAGCAGTAGCAGAGATATGTTGATGATTTTGTAAGATTTTAATGAGTACCAAAGGTAAACCAGTGTAAGCTTCATACATTGAAAAGTTATTGGCATCACATTTACTAATGATAATTGAAACACGTCTACAACAATCATAAGCCAATTGCCAATCTTTTTCATTGATTGCAATTTGAGCTTTTAGAATGGTATAGTTTGCATGAGCAGAATTCGATAGCTCTTTAATTGACAATAGGTCAACCAAACGTTCAATATCTTGTAGAATGGTATGACAACGTTGGAATTGTCTCTCGTAAAATAATGCACAACCTTCCACTGTTAGAGCCAATATTTGATTATGATTATCACCACGATTTCTTGCACTCTCCAAAGCTTTAGTGGTTTGTTGATAGATTAATGATAACTTTCCACCATTGCTACCCAATAAAAGGTAACAAACCGATAAGAATATATTGGATTCTTCCATCAACTTTTTATCACCCGTTTTATGTGATGCCTCGATCGATTTCTTATAACCACTTTCTGCCTCTTCCCATCTACCTAAACCAGACATATAAATACCCCAACTTTGATGACTATTACCATAAACAAATCCATTTGTTTGATCCATTTTAGATAATACTTCTgcataatattttaaaggtGTTGATGaatcaccattattaccTAAAACACGTATACCAATTGAATATGCTTCAGCTTGTAAATTCCAATCTGTTAATGATGTTTGTACtgttgttgtcgttgttgttgttgaacttGATGAtagttcattattatttgaactattattattattattattattattattgttattattattattattattattactattattattacctaaactattaaataatctatttttaatactaCTATGactattatcaaatgaaagtTGTAATGAAACATAAGAACACCAAGAATCTAAAGTTTTTGAACAATCATGTAATGAAATTTTACTTTGAACGAATAAACATAAAATTGCTTCTCTCTTTTCTAACATATCTAAATTACAAGAAAAGAATTTTGTAGCTGAATCTTGTCTTACAGCTGCTTTTGCCAAAGTTCTTAATTTTGGTTTACTTGCACCACTTGAATAATCttttggtgttggtggttcAAGACCTAAATATTTCAATGCATTCAATAAATGATAAGATGCTTGTCTAAATCTACCAACATTAAATAATGCTAAACCTAATTTTCTAGTTATtgatataatttcaattggtacTTTTTTAAATCCTAAACTAACTAAATCTGCTAATGTTGGTGGATTTaatattgtattattattgttattgttattgttattattattattatttttatccttttctttatctttttctttctctttctctttctctttttctttttctttttctttatccttatctttttctttttctttatctttatcttttatatCTTCACCTAAATTACTaagtgaattattattactattattattactattattattactattattattatttgaattactatttactaaatttgaattatttgaatccaTTAAATCttgaaatgaaatattatttggattatttgaatttgaagagATACTAACAgcatcttttaaattttgagaGGAAGAACGACGATGTAATTTTTTATGAATTTTAACTTCTTCCTCTGCAATGAATTCTTGTTCCATACATTTTAGAGCAAGTtgaaagaatttaattgcctctttattattattttcagcTTGGGCCAAAACACCAGCTTTCGTTGCGTATTCAATggtttttgaattattttgagctgaatgataatgatgaaccAATGAAATGAATAAAGAATGTTGTGGTGTACAAGTATCCTCTAAAACTTTAGCAATCTTTTGATGAAGCTCCCTTCTTTGTGAGAATAACATTAAATCGTAAATTACTTCTTGTGTACGAGTATGATGAAATGagtataataaattattattaataattgaagtTGGAGTTGATGGTTGTTCATTagcattattattgttattattattattattattattattattgttattgttattattaatatttggttGTGatgctaataataaaacattattagttttatatGAACTATGATCAGcttgattatttaataattgtttttgaagttgttgttgttgttgtaattgttgaagtaattgttgttgagtaTTAAtagttgttgatttaatgaaATCCAATCTTTCCAATACAGCTAAATCTTTTGCTAAATCTTGTTTACTAATTGCATCCAATGGTAGAATACGATGAAGTGAATCAACAGTAAAAGGCATACCAATTACAGAGGCAATTTTCAACTCCAATTGTTGAATGGGTGATAATCTATCGACTCTACTAGTGATCAATGATGTTACAGTACGTGGTAATGATAGTCTAACATGGTCAATTGCCTCTTTAGGATTAATGAATCTTGAAGATGCTTCATCGATTAGTCCATTTGAAATTAGACCATTCACCATCTCCTCAATTACAAAATGATTACCTTGTGAACGATTATAGATCTCTTCAATGATTTCATCTGGTATACCACTTTCATCACTTGGAAAATCTAACATTCTCTCTACCAATAGTGTGGTTTCAACCTTACCATTCAATGGTTCCAATTGAATTTTCGTTACCAACTCTGTTGGTAATTGACTGAATCCATAGGGTATACCATCTTTTGAGGGACGTAATGAAATGATTATTAAACAATTTGCTAAATTTTTAACAGCATTCAATGTTAATGTCCAACTTGCACTGTCCATAAATTGTGCATCatcaattacaataataCTACCAGTTGGTATTGCTtttgttaaaattttcatcattGTCAATTGTAATGATTCTGCTCTTTGTTGTGCTGAATATCTACGattctcttttaattcttctgatgttaatttaataactgatgtttgtaattgattttgttcaactattggtaatttttcattattttcattgccattattattattattattgattatatttatatctaaaacttgatttaataattgaatttgagtaaaattaaaatcagaaaatgattgataaccattaattgattcatcttttaaaaattgtaataaaatttgtttccAAATATAAAATGAGATTGATTCAGACATTTGAATACCACTTGctttaaacatttttaaatccatacaaaatgaatatttaatttcagaGATTAATCTAGATTTACCTAAACCAGCTTCAGCTTCAATGATTGCGACATGAGTTGGACCAGAATTACTTGTGATTTGATCGATTATATTTGCCATTTGACGTAATTGAGTGTGTCTTCCAATGATACCTTTATTCTTTATCATATGACGTGGTGATGAATTTTTCAttgattgtaattttttaattggtttataaACATTGATTGGGGCAACTTTACCCTTGACTTTGATTGGATTTGCCAATTTaacaaattcaatcatttttgCAGTTTTCGAGGTTTCTTCATCACAAAGTACACCACCTTGTGAATGTGACATTAAACGTGCTGCCAAGTTTACAATATCACCAACCACGGCATATTCCCTACGTTCATCACTACCAACATCACCACAAAAACATTTACCAGTGGTGATACCAACCGATGAAATCACTGCCAATTTGAAAACATTTACCACAATCTCCATTGCAGCTTCAACTGCACGTGATGGATCGTCCTCATGTGAATAAGGTGGTACACCCCATGCTGCTATCAGGACACAACCCTTATCATCCACTATAAATTGACGAACTGTACCTTCATGTTTATAAACTATCGCTTGACTTTCAAATACAATATTTTGAAGTTTATCTAAATCTGTGTCTGGATTTGGAGTACCATAGGATAAATTCATAAATAACACAGTGATATAACGTAACTCTGccaaataatcatttttgaattgattgtGAACTGCATTTGGTACGAATCTTTTCAAAGAATCCTCCATATCCATTAGTAGTGGTAACTCTTGTAAGAATTTATGATTGATTTGAGAGCCAACCATGGTTGAGAGGAAATCGAAATCATTGATTAAATCTTTCTCCAAAAGGGTTGTTATCGATTCCAATTTGTAGTTAtgtttttgtttcttttgtgAAAAGGTTGCATATGGTTTCATCTTTTCTTGAGTGGCTGGTGATACATAGATCTCCCCAGACTCTGCCTCCTTTTCACATAGAGTAGCTTGAATTAATGCTTCAccacaaattaaaaactcTACTTTCTCTTTACAACCACCAACGTAAACCCCACTAATATCACCACATCCAATACCAATATGCAATGTTAAGAATCCACCTGGCACTGGGAAATTATGTAACTTCTTTTGTAATGCCAATGAACATTCACATGCAATTCTAACCCTATTTATCAACTCTCCATTGGTTGGCCAATGTGCTAATACTGCATCACCTGCAAACTTTACAATATCACCTCCAAATCCTTTCACTATCTTTATCAGTATTGTAaaatatgaatttaaattctttgttaataattcaacaccTTCTTTACCATGATTACCTAATCTTTCTGTTAGTGATGTAAATCCTGAAATATCTGCAAATAATACACATGATgaatatctattttttaaaaaaaaaaaaaaaaaaaaaaaagttaaaatttttgttttctcttattattaacaataataataataataataataataataataataataataataataataataataataataataataataataataataataataataataataataattacttttCTAAATGTGGTGGTACAATTGGAGTTGCAGAAGCTAATAAACCTTTAATAACTAAATTTGAAACATAACTACCTAAAGAAGTGATTTGATGTCTTTGTTTTTCATCTAATGGTACTTGATCTTGACGTTCTCTATGAGTTGAACCTTCTAACCAAAATTGATTAAAACTATTTCTTTGTTGGTGTTCATCATTTTGTTTCATTGAACGTAAatgttttgaaaatattgacaaaccaattttattttgttttgataaatcttttggttttaataattgtttttttgataatacaTCTTCTGATGCTcctaaaatttgatttaatttcttattattactattattaatacttgtACCTAAATTAccgctattattatttgttgatgttgatgttgttgttgttgaatcatttaattttgatatatTTAATTCTGGTACTTTAAATCCATATGTTACAGTTTGTTGATCATTATTTGATACCACCACCGACATTGGTGATgtatttccattattattattatttacattattatatCTATCCATTTCCTCgttattatcaattgtatttaaaaggtcataaattaaattttgattttgtacAGTGTCGGTTGTGTTTGttattgctgttgttgttgtggtggtggtggtggttgtggttgttgtattattattattattattattattattattattattattattattattattatttggtgatgaaATTGGTATAAGATCACTAATTCTTTCAAGTGAAGTTGATGGTGATATCTTTGagtgtgatgatgatgatggtgaagtTACAGGTGATGATACAGGTGATATAATTGGAGAGGATATAGGTGATAATATAGGTGTCGTTGGACGACttttactactactactactattgctattgttattatttatactatCTAATTTATCTGATTTATCTTTtacttttgaatttaatttaaatattgattttattggACTTGAAGATGTTTTATCATGATTTTTTGACTCTAATGATTTTGGATGATGTGGTGGTTTGGATTTAGTTGTTTTACTATTACttaaactattaatatttaaacctGTCGTTGAAGTTGGATTTGAAGTCGTTGGATTTTCGATTactatttttgaattaaattaattttaaaataattaaattttaaaaaaaaaaattaaaaaaaaaaaaaaaaaagaagaaataaaaataaataaaaataaaattaattgatattaatattaaattttaatattgtaatttaaaattttatattgattGGATTGGATTGGATTTGATTTGGAactgaataaaaaaaataaaaaaaaaaaataaaaaaaaaaaacaaaataaaataaaaaaaaaaataaaataaaaaaaaaaaaaatggcgAGTTTATTTGAATGTCtatttttgattataataTGGATGTTGTTGggtttgttttgtttttttttttttttttataaaaatttaattttgattttttgattttgattttttttttttttttttgtagttttttttttttttaatgtatttaaataaaattattactttaaaaaaaaaaattgtaggTGTTGGTATTTTTGGTTTGTTTGTGGTGATGTTGTATTTTGTTTggttataaaataataatttaaaattataataaataattataataataataaataataataattataaaataaaaataaatgattatttgtgtaataatttttttttaagtagGTTACCTATATTATATGtatttttgattataaattattttttttgatttttgatgTGATTTTGGGGTAGaggtggtttttttttttttataaaaaaaataaaataaaattgaaaaaaaaaaaaaaaattttgaaaatgagaTTTGATGTgtgaatcaaaaaaaaaaaaaaaaactttttggtgtgtaaaaatatcttttacaagattatatgaaaaaaaaaaaaaaaataaaaataaaaataaaaataaaaaattttggggGGGCATTAATGTATAATGATTATAGTAATTTGATAGTTATTGTAATGAAGTGcaacaaaaaatattttttttttaattaaaaaaaaaaaaataataataataaaaataataataaaaataataataaaaataataataaaaataataaaaataataataaaaataataaaagctTTTGCTGGGGGAGGTTGGGAGTGGTGTGGGGGTAGTGTATgaataacaataaataaacaacaaaagaaaaataaaaaaaaaaataatgaaaaaaaaaaaaaaaaaaaaaaaaaaataatgaagtGATACATACCAATAGTTGGTTGTGAGAAAGTGAATTTTTGGAACATCTCCAATACAATTTCCAatggttcaattaaatcctaataaaataagaataaaaataatttttcaattagaaaaaaaaaaaaaaaggggttgACAGTTagtatgattttttttttttttttttttgtgttttttttatattattatcataaaaattattataaaattttaaattttaaaactatagTTTACATTTGAGTTTATAGtggataaattaaatagatGATCAATGAGAGATTCATCagtgattttaatttttaagtgATTACAAATATccaataattttgataataaactTGGAATTATAACATTCTTTGCTTGCTCTATATATAAAGTTCCAAtttttggtgttgatgatgatgatgatggtgatgttggtgaagattgattattattattatttgaaattggtgataGTGGTGGTGATTGAGTAAGTGGAGTTGTTGATCCACTATTTGTTGGTGACGCTGTTGTTTTATTTACTGATGAAGGATTACCACGTGGTGTTGATACTCCTCTTGGTGTTATTGGACCaccttgttgttgttgttgttgttgttgttgttgtttttttaatttaattttttgaatatttttaagATGATACATTAAAGTCATTAAAGTATCACTCAATTGAAAGATTTGATCGAAAAGATCAGGTTTTATTACAGAGGTAGTGgaattattactactactattactattactatttactGATACATTGCTACTATTAACATTTAAAGCTGATTTATGTTGTTTTTTACTACTTTGTGTTGGtgaattactattactattatttacatttgatGATACATTAGTTTTTGTCAAagtgataatattattaccttTGGCACGTGATACAATTGGTGAATTCtctggtgatgatgataattgttgttgttgttgttgttgttgttgttgttgttgttgttgttgttgttgttgattattattgctattattattaatagtacCATTACTAGCACcatcaaaaaatgaattaaaactCATTGATAATCTTTTATTACTTGCTGCGCTACCTAAAATTGGTGGAATCAATGGTTTTTGTGGTTGTAATATTGGTGAAGTTAGGATTGGTGgtgttgaaattgatgatgatggtgaaccagataaaattggtgatgatggtattgaattgttattactattattgctatttgaatttgaatttgagttTGAAATATCATCTGTTTTGATATCTCTAATTTGTCTTATTACAGGTGTTGTTACAATACTACTGCTACTACAACTTTTAGTTGGTGGCTGTGGTAATTTTGGTATTTTCCAAGAGGTTTTCGATACGAAAATCGTTAGGAATTTCCATGATTGTAAGATATTGGTACGATGTAGGAAATATTCATTTTGTAGTGGTAATAGGTCTTTACCAAGTTGATGTTGTTTGTTATATTCTTTGACTGTCATAATTATACTATTAACACTTGATACTGTGGATCTAATTAATTTACTCTTCTCTTCATGACTTAGTTCCTCTGGATCTATAATACCAAAACATTCTtcttttaccattttttCAATAGATTTACTATCTAATAGAAACAATGATTGtgataattgattattattgttgttgttgttgttgttattcaTTTGatgtgattttaaatttggtgatgatgatggagaataagatgataataaaccTGCACTTCTTCGATTGGTTTGTGGTGATGATTGATTTGGTGAAGaggatgttgatgatgataatgaactattattattactattattattgttattagtatttataattggtgttgattgaagtatttgaatttgttgtctCAAAACCGCTATATTTGGTGAaattgatgttgataattCTGAACATTTTGATGTCATTCTCCTTGAAAACATAACAATCTCTAATTCACTAACAAACTCTGATGCTAAAATCAATTCCTCAATCCTTGCTATATCATATACAATCGATCTACCATATTCGATGGTTTTACGTTCAAACTCGTCCAACTGATTgacattaaaagaattaataaaaggaacattattattattattattattattattgttattatttatattattattattatttaatgacaATGATAAAAGAGATGGGCTTGATACATTTtccatttaaaatatatatgtttatattaaatggaaaaatttatttaaaaaataagattacaaaaaaaaaaaaaaaataaataaaaaaaaataaaaataaaaaataaaaaaatttgaggTAGTTTGTGAGATAGAAAAAATGgctgtgtgtgtgtgtgtatgtgtgtgtgtatgttattgattaatttgactataaacttttattattattcttattattattattattaatgtcaCACTCTCCCcctcttttttcttttaaaacaatttaaaaaaagaaaatgtatagaataaaaaagaaaaaaaatattttaaaaaactaaaaataattattttttttgttttttgatttgtgtgatcaaaaaaaatattttacaaaaaaaatttgaaaaattttcgCATAAGaggttggaaaaaaaaaaaaaaaaaaaaaaaaaaaaaaaaaaaaaaaacaaaagataaccgttcttttaaaaaaaaaaaaaaaaaaaattaaaaactcattattcattgttttttttaattctacaatatattttaaaattaaataaaagtatatttaaaaaataaaagaaaaaaataaaagaaaaaaaaaaaagaaaaaaaaaaagaaaaaaaaaaagaaaaaaaaaaagaaaaaaaaaaaagaaaaaaaaaaaagaaaaaaaaaaattgaataaaattttatgtgGTAAAAGAGTAAACACATACATAcgtaaaaaataatattttttttttttacttttttttttactttttttttttttatttatttttttttattttttttttttatttattttttttttttttttttttttatttttttttttaaaatatataatatttaattttttttaattaaaaaatgctttttttttgatctcTTTAGGacaaaaaaaggaaaatgattttttaatttaatttatcaaaggacataaatttatttttttaaatttatttcctCCTCATATATAacctaataatttttttatttatttttttatttttttttttataaattaatttcattccaatattttttttccattaaatagtatttttttataaaaaaaagagagataaataaatataaaatataatttataaataataaaataaataaataaaaaaaaaaataaaataataataataaaacttttaaaatttaattttaaaaaaaaaaatatttgcgcatattaaaaaaaaaatatatataaaattattaaacaataaaaaaaaaaaaaatgggaaaAAGCAAAGATCCAACACAAGGAGTATTAagtgtttttgattttgttcaATCAAG comes from Dictyostelium discoideum AX4 chromosome 2 chromosome, whole genome shotgun sequence and encodes:
- the sgcA gene encoding guanylyl cyclase: MENVSSPSLLSLSLNNNNNINNNNNNNNNNNNVPFINSFNVNQLDEFERKTIEYGRSIVYDIARIEELILASEFVSELEIVMFSRRMTSKCSELSTSISPNIAVLRQQIQILQSTPIINTNNNNNSNNNSSLSSSTSSSPNQSSPQTNRRSAGLLSSYSPSSSPNLKSHQMNNNNNNNNNNQLSQSLFLLDSKSIEKMVKEECFGIIDPEELSHEEKSKLIRSTVSSVNSIIMTVKEYNKQHQLGKDLLPLQNEYFLHRTNILQSWKFLTIFVSKTSWKIPKLPQPPTKSCSSSSIVTTPVIRQIRDIKTDDISNSNSNSNSNNSNNNSIPSSPILSGSPSSSISTPPILTSPILQPQKPLIPPILGSAASNKRLSMSFNSFFDGASNGTINNNSNNNQQQQQQQQQQQQQQQQQQLSSSPENSPIVSRAKGNNIITLTKTNVSSNVNNSNSNSPTQSSKKQHKSALNVNSSNVSVNSNSNSSSNNSTTSVIKPDLFDQIFQLSDTLMTLMYHLKNIQKIKLKKQQQQQQQQQQGGPITPRGVSTPRGNPSSVNKTTASPTNSGSTTPLTQSPPLSPISNNNNNQSSPTSPSSSSSTPKIGTLYIEQAKNVIIPSLLSKLLDICNHLKIKITDESLIDHLFNLSTINSNDLIEPLEIVLEMFQKFTFSQPTIVIENPTTSNPTSTTGLNINSLSNSKTTKSKPPHHPKSLESKNHDKTSSSPIKSIFKLNSKVKDKSDKLDSINNNNSNSSSSSKSRPTTPILSPISSPIISPVSSPVTSPSSSSHSKISPSTSLERISDLIPISSPNNNNNNNNNNNNNNNNNNTTTTTTTTTTTTTAITNTTDTVQNQNLIYDLLNTIDNNEEMDRYNNVNNNNNGNTSPMSVVVSNNDQQTVTYGFKVPELNISKLNDSTTTTSTSTNNNSGNLGTSINNSNNKKLNQILGASEDVLSKKQLLKPKDLSKQNKIGLSIFSKHLRSMKQNDEHQQRNSFNQFWLEGSTHRERQDQVPLDEKQRHQITSLGSYVSNLVIKGLLASATPIVPPHLEKYSSCVLFADISGFTSLTERLGNHGKEGVELLTKNLNSYFTILIKIVKGFGGDIVKFAGDAVLAHWPTNGELINRVRIACECSLALQKKLHNFPVPGGFLTLHIGIGCGDISGVYVGGCKEKVEFLICGEALIQATLCEKEAESGEIYVSPATQEKMKPYATFSQKKQKHNYKLESITTLLEKDLINDFDFLSTMVGSQINHKFLQELPLLMDMEDSLKRFVPNAVHNQFKNDYLAELRYITVLFMNLSYGTPNPDTDLDKLQNIVFESQAIVYKHEGTVRQFIVDDKGCVLIAAWGVPPYSHEDDPSRAVEAAMEIVVNVFKLAVISSVGITTGKCFCGDVGSDERREYAVVGDIVNLAARLMSHSQGGVLCDEETSKTAKMIEFVKLANPIKVKGKVAPINVYKPIKKLQSMKNSSPRHMIKNKGIIGRHTQLRQMANIIDQITSNSGPTHVAIIEAEAGLGKSRLISEIKYSFCMDLKMFKASGIQMSESISFYIWKQILLQFLKDESINGYQSFSDFNFTQIQLLNQVLDINIINNNNNNGNENNEKLPIVEQNQLQTSVIKLTSEELKENRRYSAQQRAESLQLTMMKILTKAIPTGSIIVIDDAQFMDSASWTLTLNAVKNLANCLIIISLRPSKDGIPYGFSQLPTELVTKIQLEPLNGKVETTLLVERMLDFPSDESGIPDEIIEEIYNRSQGNHFVIEEMVNGLISNGLIDEASSRFINPKEAIDHVRLSLPRTVTSLITSRVDRLSPIQQLELKIASVIGMPFTVDSLHRILPLDAISKQDLAKDLAVLERLDFIKSTTINTQQQLLQQLQQQQQLQKQLLNNQADHSSYKTNNVLLLASQPNINNNNNNNNNNNNNNNNNNANEQPSTPTSIINNNLLYSFHHTRTQEVIYDLMLFSQRRELHQKIAKVLEDTCTPQHSLFISLVHHYHSAQNNSKTIEYATKAGVLAQAENNNKEAIKFFQLALKCMEQEFIAEEEVKIHKKLHRRSSSQNLKDAVSISSNSNNPNNISFQDLMDSNNSNLVNSNSNNNNSNNNSNNNSNNNSLSNLGEDIKDKDKEKEKDKDKEKEKEKEKEKEKEKDKEKDKNNNNNNNNNNNNNTILNPPTLADLVSLGFKKVPIEIISITRKLGLALFNVGRFRQASYHLLNALKYLGLEPPTPKDYSSGASKPKLRTLAKAAVRQDSATKFFSCNLDMLEKREAILCLFVQSKISLHDCSKTLDSWCSYVSLQLSFDNSHSSIKNRLFNSLGNNNSNNNNNNNNNNNNNNNNNSSNNNELSSSSTTTTTTTVQTSLTDWNLQAEAYSIGIRVLGNNGDSSTPLKYYAEVLSKMDQTNGFVYGNSHQSWGIYMSGLGRWEEAESGYKKSIEASHKTGDKKLMEESNIFLSVCYLLLGSNGGKLSLIYQQTTKALESARNRGDNHNQILALTVEGCALFYERQFQRCHTILQDIERLVDLLSIKELSNSAHANYTILKAQIAINEKDWQLAYDCCRRVSIIISKCDANNFSMYEAYTGLPLVLIKILQNHQHISATAVTVPKSRLVTEINDSITILERFAETFPIGQPRLLLVKTLMFALGYRESDDQNNLSALKEAKEKCQKLGMSFDFVCIHNPNNNNNNSNNNNSGGSGSPSGNNSPINKRYSVGGIGNYQQANGGQDIKSPVLSPQHSISDFHYTAADTGTTQPSVQIGSSRSRPVSVHENVNSSQPLRTVSSQDLSSSSSGSNNSYNGSSDQQSPQSPQSPQSPQSPQSPQSPNSITSQQFSPPNQPSNNGAKKDILKKIGIKFWKE